Genomic DNA from Streptomyces venezuelae:
GCAGTTCGGGCGTCATCCGCGTGACGCTAAGTCCCCCGGTGCGACGGGGCAAGCGAATTCGGACCCGGCTCGGCCGGTGACCCGGGCGGCGGGTTCAGCTCGCGACGCAGGCGACCCGGCCCGTGCCCGTGCCTGCGGCGGTCGGGTTCAGCCCGTGCCTGCGGTGGTCTGCTCGGCCTGTTACCCGCGGCGCGCGCCCGTGGCAGACCGGTTCACCCCGCGCCTGCGGCGACCCGGCTCCGTCAGCCACCCGCGGGTGCCCGTGGCGGCCCGGTCCACCCCGCGCCCGCGGCGGTCACGCTCCGGCAGCCGCCCGCGGCGACCGGCTCAGCCGTGCCCGCGGGTGGTCCCGCTCAGCCCGCGACCCGCGGCAGCCCGATCGGGTTCGGGAACGGCAGGACGTCCGAGTCCAGGATGCGGCGGGTTGCCGGGGCCAGGGCGGTGAGGAGGGCGTCCGTCTCGCCGCGGGCCAGGGGGCGGAGCAGGCGGGACGCGAGGCGGTCCGTGTCCTCCTCTATCAGCTCCCGCTTCGTCACCCCGTGTTCCGTGACGTGGCCGGACGTGTCGAGCAGCCCCAGGACGCGCATGCGGTCCACGGAGGACGCCCACTCCTCCTCCGTCCAGCCCCGGTCCTGGCGGATGCCCGCCGGCTCCACGCGGTCCGTCGCCGCCGCGAGGACGAGGCTCTCGCGGGCGTCCAGGCCGTGGTCGGCGAGGACCGCGACATGTGCGTCGCCACGGAACTCACGTACACATGTCGCCAGTTGCCACAGGCGCTCGACCGGATCCGAGCGGTGCACCAGGTCGCGGTTGGCGGCGAACAGCGGACGGGCGAGTGACGGCGCGTCCTCCACCATCGCGAGAAGCGGATCATTCACCTTGGCCGCCAACGCCTCGACGTGCGGCACCAGTTGGCGCAGCGCGCCGGCCGTCAGGCGGGCGCGCTCCTCGATGACCCGGTCCGGCGACGCGTACTCCCACGCCGACGGCAGGGACCGCGCCACCATGTTCGGCGCGAAGACACCGAGTGCCGCCGTGGCCACCCCCGCCCCGACCCGCCCCATCGGCGCGGTACGCGCCGCGAAGTACCCCATCCAGAAGCCCTTGAGGCCGACGGCCCTGCCGAGGCCGCGGCAGCGTTCCTCGAAGTAGACCACCGCGTGCAGGGGTTCGGTGCGCAGCCACAGCGTGCGGGATCGGCTCGGGGTCATGAACCCACAAGCTAGGCCAGAGCGGGAATCCGCGCCAGGGGAGCAACAGGGCACGTGCCGGGCGCATACGCCTCGTCGTAGCGCCGCACCAGCAGACGCGCCACTTCCGGAGCGGGACCGAGGACGTCGGCCAGCACGTCGGCTCCGGCGGCGCCCCGCGCGATCCGGTCCGGCAGGAAGCCGGGGGCCAGGACGTAGGGGGCGACGGCGACCCGCCGCACCCCGTCCACGTCCCGCAGCGCGCGCACGGCGTCCTCCGTGCGCGGCAGCGAAGCGGAGGCGAACGCAGGCCGCACGGCGCACCAACCGGTACGCCGCCACTCCCGCGCGATGTCAGCGATCACTGCGATCGCCTCCGGGTCCGACGACCCCGCCGAGGCCAGCACGACCCCGGTCGAGGACTTGTCGGCGGGGTCGAGCCCCGCCTCGTACAGGCGCCGCTCCAGCGCGGAGACGAGCAGCGGCGAGGGGCCGAGCACCGCCGCCTGCCGGACGCGCAGCGCGGCGGGCGCCTCCCGCAGCACCGCGGGGATGTCCGTCTTCGCGTGGAACGCGCGGGTCAGCAGCAGCGGCTGCGCCACGACGTCCCGCACGCCCTCCGCGGCGAGCCGTTCAAGGACGCCGGAGACGGTCGGGGTGTCGAAGTCGAGGAAGCCTGTCTCCACCCGCAGTCCCGGACGCAGCGACCGCACTCGGCGCACGAGCGCGCGCACGGTCGAGGCGTGCCGCGGGTCACGGCTGCCGTGGGCGACGACGAGAAGGACGGGACGGTGCACGGCGGTTCAGCTCCTCGCGAGGAGACCGCGGCTGCGCAGGACGCGCCGCTCCAGCGGGCTGAAGATCAGCAGGTCGATGGCGATGCCGACGATGAGGATGAGGAAGATGGCGAGGAAGACCATCGACATGGAGCTGGCGTTGCGGCCGTTCTCCAGGAGGCTGCCGAGGCCCACGCCGAGGTCGGGCGAGGACGCGATGATCTCCGCGGCCATGAGCGAGCGCCAGGAGAACGCCCAGCCCT
This window encodes:
- a CDS encoding SCO6745 family protein, with amino-acid sequence MTPSRSRTLWLRTEPLHAVVYFEERCRGLGRAVGLKGFWMGYFAARTAPMGRVGAGVATAALGVFAPNMVARSLPSAWEYASPDRVIEERARLTAGALRQLVPHVEALAAKVNDPLLAMVEDAPSLARPLFAANRDLVHRSDPVERLWQLATCVREFRGDAHVAVLADHGLDARESLVLAAATDRVEPAGIRQDRGWTEEEWASSVDRMRVLGLLDTSGHVTEHGVTKRELIEEDTDRLASRLLRPLARGETDALLTALAPATRRILDSDVLPFPNPIGLPRVAG
- a CDS encoding sirohydrochlorin chelatase, whose translation is MHRPVLLVVAHGSRDPRHASTVRALVRRVRSLRPGLRVETGFLDFDTPTVSGVLERLAAEGVRDVVAQPLLLTRAFHAKTDIPAVLREAPAALRVRQAAVLGPSPLLVSALERRLYEAGLDPADKSSTGVVLASAGSSDPEAIAVIADIAREWRRTGWCAVRPAFASASLPRTEDAVRALRDVDGVRRVAVAPYVLAPGFLPDRIARGAAGADVLADVLGPAPEVARLLVRRYDEAYAPGTCPVAPLARIPALA